A genomic stretch from Sulfurimonas sediminis includes:
- a CDS encoding tetratricopeptide repeat protein yields the protein MADAQEEIIIIEDSDAVLHSHEQNDEFLDENDEESKQKKIILFGGIAVIVVLLIAVTALLLIKKSSTKKVDNFSLLENKLQEAKAPVIEQSKLENMIAKANYLYATGAKEKALALYENIAYYSQAISQYNLGVAQMKNKQYALALKTFQNAILNDEKRCVSAINAAVCSLHVKDQSSFKYYIDLAYAYLPYEINSPLYSYYYTLISYYNKNYLGALNALKNTDHPAYPVIQNHLSAKINALYNNNYDAIDALEKINEEVDDFSLALLYARIGDFNLAIEHLNTAITKNNQPLRAKLARSYINLKAGHTKKAASQLKKITDEYPKKVYKIYPISVKLKDALFDPQKAQTLYRKKIQDSKFLNFQKIFYFSPYKIFNANQTISYIRKGNANIYIDNIQSAQEYLKKSYSASNVDIGITKAIKKALSLKIREANQDLQKLVKIQPKHSILHYNLALTYAQMGDMLQANKHFLRSYHLDAKNYLSGVYAVMTSKLINKDYTKLESILKDSLSSENSSEEIDLYNTLLHINDNDYLSAIEWLDKNYKQRPLYLMLKVLIGMKTKNLDRAKSAASKLTVIFPHDILPHMIYIDTYFGNYSIPKYAEEVLKYLNTQQFTYTDLYYGPFITRYTYIQEHLITGRLYYLQEQLKYVLQTKDTDIQDIESALALTLLYNKKFEEAYTHYNHLIDELKVQDAYTLYLGAVASTAAKHHANAIALLELSKMKNENFYEARYALALLYMEIKNNEGAAIQLQKIDNDSFESEYFEFNIDTDKLLFMKEHPNG from the coding sequence ATGGCTGATGCACAAGAAGAGATAATAATCATAGAAGACAGCGATGCAGTATTGCATTCGCATGAGCAAAATGACGAATTTCTTGATGAAAATGATGAAGAATCCAAACAGAAAAAAATCATTCTTTTTGGAGGAATTGCTGTTATTGTTGTGTTGCTTATTGCTGTTACTGCACTCTTGCTGATAAAAAAATCCTCTACAAAAAAAGTTGACAATTTCAGTCTCCTGGAAAACAAACTTCAAGAAGCAAAAGCACCCGTTATAGAACAAAGTAAACTTGAAAATATGATTGCCAAAGCAAATTATCTCTATGCAACAGGCGCAAAAGAAAAAGCTTTGGCTCTTTATGAAAATATTGCCTACTATTCTCAAGCTATATCACAATACAATCTTGGTGTTGCCCAAATGAAAAACAAGCAGTATGCACTGGCGTTGAAAACATTTCAAAATGCGATACTCAATGATGAGAAAAGATGTGTAAGCGCTATAAATGCGGCAGTATGTTCATTACATGTAAAGGATCAATCTAGTTTTAAATACTACATCGACCTGGCTTATGCCTACTTGCCATATGAGATTAATTCGCCTTTGTACTCATATTACTATACTCTTATAAGCTATTATAACAAAAACTATCTCGGTGCTTTAAATGCCCTCAAAAATACAGATCATCCTGCATATCCTGTTATACAGAATCATTTAAGCGCAAAAATCAATGCTTTGTATAACAATAACTATGATGCGATTGATGCTTTGGAAAAAATTAATGAAGAGGTAGATGATTTCAGTCTGGCCCTGCTGTATGCGCGTATAGGAGACTTTAATCTTGCGATTGAGCATCTCAACACAGCTATCACAAAAAACAATCAGCCACTCAGGGCAAAATTGGCACGCAGTTATATAAATCTTAAAGCAGGACATACAAAAAAAGCGGCATCACAACTCAAAAAAATTACAGATGAATATCCGAAAAAAGTTTATAAGATTTATCCTATAAGTGTCAAACTCAAAGATGCTTTATTTGATCCCCAAAAAGCCCAGACCCTCTACAGGAAAAAAATTCAGGATTCAAAATTTCTTAATTTTCAGAAAATCTTTTATTTTTCACCCTATAAAATCTTTAATGCAAATCAGACAATCAGTTACATTAGAAAAGGAAATGCAAATATATATATTGACAATATTCAATCTGCACAGGAATATCTCAAAAAAAGCTATTCTGCATCAAATGTTGATATAGGAATAACAAAAGCCATTAAAAAGGCTCTTTCTTTAAAAATTCGAGAAGCAAACCAGGATTTGCAAAAACTTGTTAAAATACAGCCAAAACACTCTATTTTACATTATAATTTAGCCCTGACCTATGCACAAATGGGAGATATGCTCCAGGCGAACAAACACTTTTTACGTTCCTATCACTTAGATGCCAAAAACTATCTTTCCGGTGTTTATGCTGTTATGACCAGTAAACTGATAAATAAAGATTACACAAAACTGGAATCTATTTTAAAAGACTCCCTCTCCAGCGAAAACAGCAGTGAAGAGATTGATTTGTACAATACTCTTTTACATATCAACGACAATGACTATCTCTCAGCAATTGAATGGCTTGACAAAAACTACAAACAAAGACCTTTGTATCTTATGCTCAAGGTACTTATTGGAATGAAAACAAAAAATTTGGACAGAGCAAAATCTGCTGCATCCAAACTCACAGTCATCTTTCCTCATGATATCCTGCCGCATATGATCTATATAGATACGTATTTCGGTAACTATTCCATACCAAAATACGCAGAGGAGGTCTTGAAATACTTAAACACTCAGCAATTTACCTATACTGATTTATATTATGGCCCCTTCATTACGAGATACACATATATACAGGAACATTTAATTACCGGAAGGCTCTACTACCTGCAAGAGCAGCTAAAGTATGTTTTACAGACAAAAGATACTGATATACAGGACATAGAAAGTGCTTTGGCTTTGACACTCCTGTATAACAAAAAATTTGAAGAAGCCTATACCCATTACAACCATTTAATTGACGAGTTGAAAGTCCAGGATGCGTATACACTCTATTTGGGAGCGGTTGCCTCAACTGCGGCCAAACATCATGCCAATGCAATAGCATTGCTAGAGTTGTCAAAAATGAAAAATGAAAATTTTTATGAAGCCAGATATGCACTCGCCCTTTTGTATATGGAGATTAAGAACAATGAAGGAGCCGCCATTCAACTGCAAAAAATAGATAATGACAGCTTCGAATCAGAATATTTTGAATTTAATATTGACACAGACAAACTCCTGTTTATGAAAGAGCATCCCAATGGATAA
- a CDS encoding IS1 family transposase: MDELYTFIGKKAKRYYLWASIAVTQHGKYFYFYHLSRYKNAGALFEFNQQLPSTDKIYCDGCFSYDKIYGSKASMEKSKITNVIENLNSQIRDKISYLVRRTKAHARSYEWLDNRLAWFFVNKNIGK, from the coding sequence ATGGATGAACTGTATACATTCATAGGTAAAAAGGCAAAAAGATACTATTTATGGGCATCTATAGCTGTTACACAACATGGAAAATATTTCTATTTTTATCATCTCTCAAGATATAAAAATGCAGGAGCACTTTTTGAGTTTAATCAACAACTCCCGTCTACAGATAAAATATACTGTGACGGTTGTTTCTCCTATGATAAGATTTATGGATCTAAAGCAAGTATGGAGAAATCCAAAATAACCAATGTGATTGAAAACCTTAATTCTCAGATAAGAGATAAAATCTCTTATCTTGTTAGAAGAACAAAAGCCCATGCCAGAAGTTATGAGTGGCTTGATAATAGACTTGCCTGGTTCTTTGTTAATAAAAATATTGGTAAATAA
- a CDS encoding cytochrome C, producing the protein MKKMTSLLLAAAVAGSVFTTSATADASKGQRFYLKKLKICKKDGLKNGAVFAIKHDRKGWTSLKESGKLQEEWMKICPHGVKKIKKMKEKDVKNLYDFVWKYAADGEVPTCG; encoded by the coding sequence ATGAAAAAAATGACTTCATTATTATTAGCTGCTGCAGTGGCCGGGTCAGTTTTTACAACAAGTGCAACAGCTGATGCAAGCAAGGGGCAAAGATTTTATTTAAAAAAGCTGAAGATCTGTAAGAAAGACGGACTGAAAAATGGAGCTGTATTTGCGATAAAACATGACCGTAAAGGTTGGACTTCTTTAAAAGAGTCTGGAAAACTTCAAGAAGAATGGATGAAAATTTGTCCTCATGGCGTGAAAAAAATCAAGAAAATGAAAGAAAAAGATGTAAAAAATCTTTATGATTTTGTTTGGAAATATGCAGCAGACGGTGAAGTCCCGACCTGTGGTTAA
- the rpsR gene encoding 30S ribosomal protein S18 — MSEKRKYKKRYCKYCEAKVDFMDYKEVASLRFSLSERYKIMPRRLTGNCKRHQDMITVVIKRARAAALVPYTVSRKQVVTAPFENLK; from the coding sequence ATGTCAGAAAAAAGAAAATACAAAAAAAGATATTGTAAATACTGTGAAGCAAAAGTTGACTTCATGGATTACAAAGAAGTAGCAAGTTTACGTTTTTCATTATCAGAAAGATACAAAATTATGCCACGTCGTTTAACAGGAAACTGTAAACGTCACCAAGATATGATTACTGTAGTAATCAAACGTGCTCGTGCAGCAGCTTTAGTTCCTTATACTGTAAGCCGTAAGCAAGTTGTAACTGCGCCATTTGAAAACCTGAAATAG
- a CDS encoding methylenetetrahydrofolate reductase — protein sequence MFDTLIHKLKNDRYITLETTPGHSATFTPTIDKIETLGLADLVDGFSTTDNPLAKLKYNALFAAKLLQERFKKPVIATMSMRDRNKIALQSDLLGANEFDIRAILALTGDPATISDQPNTKGVFEGDSSLLLDIIAALNSGMDYAAKPFNVTPKQIHPFAVVNSYAKNPKTLQKKMQKKIKHGAVGIITQPVYDVENAKQLLELKEKANKECCRENKNAELILGVFPITKLRTAQFLSSHVPGINVPPCWIDKLREANTKGAEEEYKVGFELSKKLFEELKQLHPKIHLMTANQFQIAKDILV from the coding sequence TTGTTTGACACACTGATACATAAATTAAAAAACGACAGATATATTACTCTCGAAACTACACCCGGACATTCGGCAACTTTTACACCGACCATAGACAAAATAGAAACACTCGGGCTTGCAGATTTAGTCGATGGATTTTCCACAACAGACAACCCTTTGGCAAAACTCAAGTACAATGCTCTTTTTGCCGCCAAACTGCTTCAGGAAAGATTTAAAAAACCGGTCATAGCGACCATGAGCATGAGAGACAGAAACAAAATTGCGCTGCAGTCTGATCTTTTAGGTGCAAATGAATTTGACATCAGAGCGATTTTAGCACTCACAGGGGACCCTGCCACCATCTCTGACCAACCCAATACAAAAGGTGTTTTTGAAGGTGACAGCTCTTTACTCCTGGACATCATTGCTGCTTTAAACTCCGGTATGGATTATGCAGCAAAACCTTTTAATGTTACACCAAAGCAGATACATCCCTTTGCAGTTGTCAACTCCTATGCAAAAAACCCAAAAACACTCCAAAAAAAGATGCAAAAGAAAATCAAACACGGAGCAGTAGGCATCATAACACAACCGGTATATGATGTTGAAAATGCAAAACAGCTTTTGGAACTCAAAGAAAAAGCAAACAAAGAGTGTTGCCGTGAAAATAAAAACGCAGAACTTATTTTGGGAGTTTTTCCTATCACGAAGCTGCGCACTGCACAGTTTTTGTCATCCCATGTACCGGGAATCAACGTCCCTCCCTGCTGGATAGACAAACTCCGAGAGGCCAATACAAAAGGTGCAGAGGAGGAGTATAAAGTGGGATTTGAGCTTAGTAAAAAACTCTTTGAAGAGCTCAAACAACTCCATCCGAAAATTCACCTGATGACAGCGAACCAGTTTCAAATAGCCAAAGATATATTAGTATAA
- the rpsF gene encoding 30S ribosomal protein S6, protein MRHYENLVIVKPTFTAEEIQASVKAVEEVITSNGGEIAATNAMGMRKLAYPIEKNERGYYYVIYYSVAPAAIAEIERRFRINEDLLRFITIKYDSNREIKAWNELVKKANKASEAPKAEEAPATETPVAEAQAEEAPKAEEAPKAEEAPKAEEATEAPATEAAAE, encoded by the coding sequence ATGAGACACTACGAAAACCTAGTAATCGTAAAACCTACTTTTACTGCAGAAGAAATCCAGGCCAGCGTCAAAGCAGTTGAAGAAGTTATTACTTCAAACGGTGGAGAAATTGCAGCGACAAACGCTATGGGAATGAGAAAATTAGCATACCCAATTGAAAAAAACGAACGTGGTTACTACTATGTAATCTACTACTCAGTAGCACCTGCTGCAATCGCTGAAATTGAAAGACGTTTCCGTATCAACGAAGACCTTTTAAGATTTATAACGATCAAATATGATTCAAACCGTGAAATAAAAGCATGGAATGAACTCGTAAAAAAAGCAAACAAAGCATCTGAAGCTCCAAAAGCAGAAGAAGCTCCTGCAACTGAGACTCCTGTAGCTGAAGCACAAGCAGAAGAAGCTCCAAAAGCAGAAGAAGCTCCAAAAGCAGAAGAAGCTCCAAAAGCAGAAGAAGCAACAGAAGCTCCGGCAACAGAAGCAGCAGCTGAGTAA
- a CDS encoding FlgO family outer membrane protein, with amino-acid sequence MKIILLTFSLIFFISGCVGTNPALTYKKTDIKKHGLYSQEVESIYINYIAFSDESVKNIFKKVKQLPAKIIVTDFVDMTSLNNCTKLGYVFSNNIKNSIINNYDIDVIEAEVSKYFKISDNGIKILSRDIKKLRSTSFNIKYAVVGTYTYSHNELIVFVKLINLKTGVIEGSYAKTFPMGEGTKMMLYNK; translated from the coding sequence ATGAAAATAATACTACTAACTTTCTCATTGATTTTTTTTATATCTGGATGTGTAGGTACTAACCCAGCCCTAACTTATAAAAAAACCGATATTAAAAAGCATGGATTGTATTCACAAGAAGTTGAAAGTATTTATATAAACTATATAGCTTTCTCAGATGAGTCAGTAAAAAATATTTTTAAAAAAGTAAAACAACTACCTGCAAAAATAATAGTAACTGATTTTGTTGATATGACATCTTTAAATAATTGCACAAAGCTAGGATATGTCTTTTCAAATAATATTAAAAATTCAATAATTAATAATTATGATATTGATGTTATTGAAGCAGAAGTTTCTAAATATTTTAAAATCTCAGACAATGGCATTAAAATTTTATCGAGAGATATAAAAAAGCTTCGTTCAACAAGTTTCAATATTAAATATGCAGTAGTAGGTACATATACATACAGCCACAATGAATTAATTGTATTTGTTAAACTAATTAACTTAAAGACAGGTGTTATTGAAGGTTCTTATGCTAAAACATTTCCAATGGGAGAAGGGACAAAAATGATGTTGTATAACAAATAA
- the serS gene encoding serine--tRNA ligase: MIDLKLLQKDFDGISKKLMRKGVDAKLLEKVKIKFEELKEAKAHFETLQAAQNAMSKEFGVYKREGKDVSELKKKVDENKIRIADALEVQRLRQEELEALAMAIPNIPDDDVPDGKDEDDNVEIKKVLTPREFSFTPKEHWELAEQNGWIDFERGVKLATSRFSVSFGMGARLERALINFMLDFNRERGFEEVSVPALVNRKALEGTGQLPKFEDDLYKVEDPELFLIPTAEVPLTNLYQDEILTTEELPKTMTAYTSCFRKEAGAAGRDTRGMIRQHQFHKVELVSIATPGESDIIFENMVTCASDLLTALELPHRLVTLCTGDLGFSAAKTIDLEVWLPGQNKYREISSVSNTRDFQARRAKIRFKNGKKNELVHTLNGSSLAVGRTLVAIMENFQNEDGSIDIPEVLHPYLGM, from the coding sequence ATGATTGATTTAAAACTATTACAAAAAGATTTTGACGGTATAAGCAAAAAACTGATGCGCAAAGGCGTTGATGCAAAGCTTTTGGAAAAAGTGAAAATAAAATTTGAAGAACTCAAAGAAGCAAAAGCCCACTTTGAAACCCTTCAGGCTGCGCAAAATGCTATGAGCAAAGAGTTCGGTGTCTACAAACGTGAAGGCAAAGATGTCTCAGAGCTGAAGAAAAAAGTTGACGAAAATAAAATCCGTATTGCTGATGCTTTGGAAGTGCAACGCCTTCGTCAAGAAGAACTCGAAGCGCTTGCAATGGCTATACCCAATATACCTGATGATGATGTGCCAGACGGTAAAGATGAAGATGACAATGTCGAAATAAAAAAAGTGCTCACACCAAGGGAGTTTTCATTTACCCCAAAAGAGCACTGGGAACTGGCAGAACAAAACGGCTGGATAGACTTTGAACGCGGTGTCAAACTGGCAACTTCACGCTTTTCTGTCAGCTTTGGCATGGGTGCAAGACTTGAACGAGCACTTATAAACTTTATGCTTGACTTTAACCGTGAACGCGGATTTGAAGAGGTCAGTGTTCCTGCACTTGTCAACAGAAAAGCCCTTGAAGGTACAGGGCAGCTTCCAAAATTTGAAGATGACCTCTATAAAGTAGAGGATCCTGAGCTTTTCCTTATTCCTACAGCCGAGGTTCCTCTTACAAATCTCTATCAGGATGAGATACTCACAACAGAGGAACTGCCCAAAACAATGACTGCCTATACTTCATGTTTTCGAAAAGAGGCCGGGGCTGCAGGACGGGACACAAGAGGCATGATACGCCAGCATCAGTTTCACAAAGTAGAACTTGTAAGCATTGCTACACCGGGTGAAAGCGATATAATTTTTGAAAATATGGTTACATGTGCATCTGATTTACTCACTGCTTTGGAATTACCACACAGACTGGTAACTCTGTGTACAGGAGATTTGGGTTTTTCCGCGGCTAAAACAATCGATCTTGAAGTATGGCTGCCCGGGCAAAACAAATACCGTGAAATCTCTTCTGTAAGCAATACAAGAGATTTTCAGGCAAGACGTGCCAAAATCCGTTTTAAAAACGGGAAAAAAAATGAACTCGTACATACCCTCAACGGTTCTTCTCTTGCCGTTGGCCGCACACTTGTAGCCATTATGGAAAACTTTCAAAATGAAGACGGAAGCATAGATATTCCTGAAGTTTTACATCCTTATCTTGGGATGTAA
- a CDS encoding helix-turn-helix domain-containing protein: MAVKESERKYRPYKRLTQEQIELIYKLFEEKMEQRKIARALGVHLRTVQLGKSHEK, translated from the coding sequence ATGGCAGTAAAAGAGAGTGAAAGAAAATACAGACCATATAAACGATTAACACAAGAGCAGATAGAACTTATATATAAACTCTTTGAAGAGAAGATGGAACAAAGGAAGATAGCAAGAGCACTAGGAGTGCACTTACGTACAGTACAATTAGGTAAATCCCACGAAAAATAA
- the serB gene encoding phosphoserine phosphatase SerB has product MLYTKERKFMLKLAVFDFDSTLMDGETIDFFAEELGIGEEVARITEEAMSGRLDFFESLQQRVGLLKGLDYTVVEKIAHNLPYMPGARETIAELKNRGMKVVCFSGGFRTATSYAKDILGYDADFSNALHVKNGKLTGLVGGDMMFNFSKGDMLVRLQNILGINEEETLVCGDGANDLSMFAHAGTRIAFCARDILKREANIIIETKDLTQILKEIQC; this is encoded by the coding sequence ATATTATATACAAAAGAGAGAAAATTTATGCTAAAACTTGCAGTATTTGACTTTGATTCTACATTAATGGACGGTGAAACAATTGATTTTTTTGCGGAGGAACTCGGGATAGGCGAAGAGGTTGCGCGTATCACAGAAGAGGCCATGAGCGGAAGACTTGATTTTTTTGAGTCCTTGCAACAAAGAGTAGGGCTCTTAAAAGGGCTGGATTATACAGTTGTTGAAAAAATAGCCCACAATTTACCTTATATGCCAGGAGCACGTGAGACAATAGCAGAGTTGAAAAACAGAGGAATGAAGGTTGTCTGTTTCAGTGGCGGTTTCAGAACAGCTACTTCATATGCAAAAGATATTTTAGGATATGATGCTGATTTTTCCAATGCTTTACATGTAAAGAACGGAAAGCTTACCGGACTTGTCGGTGGCGACATGATGTTTAATTTCTCAAAGGGAGATATGTTGGTAAGACTTCAAAATATTTTGGGTATCAACGAAGAAGAGACATTGGTTTGCGGTGACGGTGCAAATGACCTTTCAATGTTTGCCCATGCAGGGACTCGGATTGCTTTTTGCGCAAGAGACATTTTAAAACGTGAAGCAAATATAATAATAGAAACAAAAGATTTAACACAAATATTAAAGGAAATACAATGCTAG
- a CDS encoding single-stranded DNA-binding protein, with amino-acid sequence MFNKIILVGNLTRDIELRYSQGGMGIAKTAIATSRKFTSNGEKKEEVCFVDITFFGRSAEVANQYLRKGSKILVEGRLNFEQWVDQNGQKRSKHSVIVETMQMLDSKGDNQGGGYNAPAQNSGYNAPAQGEPQGYQQPPAQQQQQSYQAPQQQNSYNNNQAASQSREMPSSNSIPEIDIDEDEIPF; translated from the coding sequence ATGTTCAATAAAATAATTTTAGTTGGTAACTTGACACGCGATATCGAGCTTAGATACTCTCAAGGGGGAATGGGAATTGCAAAGACTGCAATTGCTACAAGCCGTAAATTCACCAGTAATGGAGAAAAGAAAGAGGAAGTCTGTTTTGTAGATATCACATTCTTTGGAAGAAGTGCCGAAGTTGCAAACCAATACCTCAGAAAAGGAAGTAAGATTCTTGTCGAGGGAAGATTAAACTTTGAACAGTGGGTTGACCAAAATGGACAAAAAAGATCGAAACATTCTGTTATTGTAGAAACTATGCAAATGCTTGATTCCAAAGGTGACAACCAAGGTGGCGGTTATAATGCACCGGCACAAAACAGTGGATATAACGCACCAGCTCAGGGAGAACCGCAAGGGTATCAACAGCCGCCTGCGCAACAACAGCAGCAAAGTTACCAGGCACCACAGCAGCAAAATAGTTACAATAACAATCAAGCAGCGTCCCAGAGTCGTGAAATGCCAAGTAGCAACTCTATTCCTGAAATTGATATAGATGAAGATGAAATTCCGTTTTAG
- a CDS encoding FlgO family outer membrane protein encodes MKNKFIKISLTLLTIITLSACSGHKIETLGVVPDLYTVASARNMHNQITNIPIVPTIGQASLIGASEFQKHKNIITKNIIVTSTVNVNNFKQSSNFGRLFSESMIANFKRLGWNVIDFRGQFPTIAEKKGEFYLSRKDVSKLPINSVIFVATYGEYKGGLLINMRILDEHNNVITASSVQLNDSSALALSKISNCERIACSANAKPDTDNFTISIKEDNCVSGSRCKCKNKNNCSGN; translated from the coding sequence ATGAAAAATAAATTCATTAAAATTTCACTTACATTGTTAACAATAATTACATTGTCAGCCTGTAGTGGACATAAAATAGAGACATTGGGTGTGGTACCAGACCTATACACTGTTGCAAGTGCCAGAAATATGCATAATCAAATAACAAATATTCCAATTGTTCCTACAATAGGACAAGCATCTCTTATTGGAGCCTCTGAATTTCAAAAACATAAAAATATAATTACAAAAAATATTATTGTTACATCTACTGTAAATGTCAACAACTTTAAACAATCTTCTAATTTTGGAAGACTATTCTCTGAGTCCATGATTGCTAATTTCAAAAGACTAGGATGGAATGTAATAGATTTCAGAGGACAATTTCCTACAATTGCTGAAAAAAAAGGTGAATTTTATCTTAGTAGAAAAGATGTTAGTAAACTTCCAATTAATTCAGTCATATTTGTAGCAACATATGGAGAATATAAAGGTGGGCTATTAATTAATATGCGTATATTAGATGAACATAACAATGTAATTACAGCATCAAGTGTCCAGTTAAATGATTCCAGTGCTTTAGCATTATCTAAAATAAGCAATTGTGAGAGAATCGCTTGTTCCGCAAATGCTAAACCCGATACAGATAATTTTACTATATCAATAAAAGAAGATAATTGTGTTAGTGGATCAAGATGTAAATGCAAAAATAAAAATAATTGTTCAGGAAACTAA
- a CDS encoding ISAs1 family transposase has translation MKLTRTKALLESLKSIPDYRVDTGKIEYPLHEVLFMTLFALIKGNTTFKDIFSWMIYNKDNAILKEIFDKEEITIPSKSTYHRLLINTDNNALEKVFREFFFPFIAQENIAIDGKWLRGSDVNGQYTQERHKAILNILDKDIKIVFAHKFLDKNKSSEITALKEVLNDNIFSNEGQIFSFDALLTQSEILNTIDEQGNRYIAKLKDNQKHLKEKAIKTIEEFNQPTDRVDDEDSYLTENNKRVSRKVEVFQNKSADLVMYHENFQNIQSLIKVTKTLTNAQTGEVTISTQYLMANFKTTAKEFLQKILQHWRVETYHYHLDMLTEEDDHIAYKEPFSIAILRSFTVNLYQLFLNENKDKKVLLTGKTTMADIKRNALYRDDFSVQLIESNYID, from the coding sequence ATCAAATTAACACGCACAAAAGCCTTACTTGAATCGCTAAAAAGTATCCCAGACTATAGAGTAGATACAGGGAAGATAGAATATCCATTGCACGAAGTTCTTTTCATGACACTTTTTGCACTTATCAAAGGAAATACAACTTTTAAGGATATATTTTCATGGATGATATATAACAAAGACAATGCAATACTCAAAGAGATTTTTGATAAAGAAGAGATAACGATTCCTTCCAAATCAACATATCATCGTTTATTGATAAACACAGATAATAATGCTTTGGAAAAAGTATTTAGAGAGTTCTTTTTTCCATTCATTGCACAAGAAAATATTGCTATTGACGGGAAGTGGCTGAGAGGTAGCGACGTGAATGGTCAATACACACAGGAAAGACATAAAGCAATACTAAATATCTTGGATAAAGATATAAAAATAGTGTTTGCTCACAAGTTTTTAGATAAAAATAAGAGTAGCGAAATTACTGCACTCAAAGAGGTTTTAAACGATAATATTTTTAGCAATGAAGGACAGATATTTTCCTTTGATGCACTGCTTACTCAATCAGAGATTCTCAACACTATTGATGAGCAAGGTAACAGATATATAGCAAAACTCAAAGATAACCAGAAACACCTCAAAGAGAAAGCTATAAAGACCATAGAAGAGTTTAATCAGCCTACAGATAGAGTTGATGATGAAGATAGCTATTTAACTGAAAACAACAAAAGAGTCTCTCGAAAAGTAGAAGTTTTTCAAAATAAAAGTGCTGATTTAGTTATGTATCATGAGAACTTTCAAAATATTCAATCACTCATTAAAGTGACGAAAACATTAACAAATGCACAGACTGGTGAAGTTACAATTTCAACTCAATATTTAATGGCTAACTTTAAAACAACTGCAAAAGAGTTTCTTCAAAAGATACTGCAACATTGGAGAGTGGAAACATATCACTATCACTTAGATATGCTTACTGAAGAAGATGACCATATAGCATATAAAGAGCCTTTCTCTATAGCTATTCTTAGAAGTTTTACTGTTAATCTTTATCAGTTGTTTTTAAATGAGAACAAAGATAAAAAGGTACTCCTAACCGGTAAAACTACAATGGCAGATATTAAAAGAAATGCTCTTTATCGTGATGATTTTAGTGTTCAATTGATTGAATCAAACTATATTGATTAA
- a CDS encoding cold-shock protein: protein MATLQNGTVKWFNSDKGFGFIEVEDGGKDVFVHYRQINDNGHSRVSLDEGQKVTFEVGQGDKGPQAENVTGL from the coding sequence ATGGCAACATTACAAAATGGAACAGTTAAATGGTTCAACAGTGACAAAGGTTTCGGATTTATCGAAGTAGAAGATGGCGGCAAAGATGTATTTGTACATTATCGTCAAATTAATGACAACGGACACTCTCGTGTTTCACTTGACGAAGGTCAAAAAGTAACTTTTGAAGTCGGTCAAGGTGACAAAGGTCCACAAGCAGAAAACGTTACAGGTCTGTAA